A region from the Saccharomonospora azurea NA-128 genome encodes:
- a CDS encoding carbohydrate ABC transporter permease: MSTVAGPAAPSPAPETPSARPRLRRRSAPKVQEVPGARGSIPLRVIAGAVVALVFLLPYAVMLIGSFKSRPEILRIPPTYLPEEWHPDNYVSMWSTPETPLPDNLTSTLVIAGCATLLTLAVATPAAYYTARFRFPGRLAFLFCVLVTQMLQPAVLVAGLFRQVLSWGIQDTWLAMILINAAFNMSFATWIMHSFFASIPKELDEAAQIDGASRWTVFFRVTLPLVWPGIVTAVIFTFVAAWNEFAASLVILTSAENQPLSVALTKFVGQYDSAWQYVFGVSIVAIVPVVLLFAAIEKRLVAGLTAGSVK; the protein is encoded by the coding sequence ATGAGCACTGTGGCCGGTCCCGCCGCCCCGTCCCCGGCGCCGGAGACTCCCTCCGCCCGCCCACGCCTCCGGCGCCGCAGCGCGCCGAAGGTTCAGGAAGTACCCGGGGCGCGGGGCTCGATCCCGTTGCGCGTGATCGCGGGTGCCGTCGTGGCGCTGGTCTTCCTGCTGCCCTACGCCGTGATGCTCATCGGGTCGTTCAAGTCGCGGCCCGAGATCCTGCGCATTCCCCCGACCTACCTGCCGGAGGAGTGGCATCCCGACAACTACGTCTCCATGTGGTCCACGCCGGAGACGCCGCTGCCCGACAACCTGACCTCCACGCTCGTCATCGCGGGTTGCGCCACGCTGCTCACTCTCGCGGTGGCCACCCCCGCGGCGTACTACACGGCCCGCTTCCGGTTCCCTGGTCGCCTGGCCTTCCTGTTCTGCGTGCTCGTCACCCAGATGCTGCAACCCGCCGTGCTGGTGGCCGGGCTGTTCCGTCAGGTGCTGTCGTGGGGCATCCAGGACACCTGGCTCGCCATGATCCTCATCAACGCGGCGTTCAACATGTCGTTCGCCACCTGGATCATGCACTCGTTCTTCGCCTCGATCCCGAAGGAGCTCGACGAGGCCGCGCAGATCGACGGCGCGAGCCGGTGGACGGTGTTCTTCCGCGTCACGCTGCCTCTGGTGTGGCCGGGCATCGTCACGGCCGTGATCTTCACGTTCGTCGCGGCCTGGAACGAGTTCGCCGCCTCACTGGTGATCCTCACCTCGGCGGAGAACCAACCGCTGTCGGTGGCGCTGACCAAGTTCGTGGGCCAGTACGACTCGGCGTGGCAGTACGTGTTCGGCGTCTCGATCGTGGCGATCGTGCCGGTGGTGCTGCTGTTCGCCGCCATCGAGAAGCGACTCGTGGCGGGCCTGACCGCCGGAAGCGTCAAGTAG
- a CDS encoding ROK family protein: MSDTVDPARGPRPAVVALDVGGTFVKWLVADERGVLRQGSVETRAAAGPASAFAVVLDTVDTALSAVPATHRPVGVGVAVPGTVDERRGVCVHSENLGWRDLPVAQRLREHTGLAVGFGHDVRSGATAEARLGAGREVPDQVYVSVGTGLAAALLLDGRMVSSGGYAGEIGHGGALDGAPCVCGGRGCAETVASAAAIARRYTAASGVAVDGARDVLARARAGEDVARRVWDDAVEVLSSLVADLVRVTGVPHVVIGGGLVHAGEDLLGPLRDQVRARLTVHPDPRIVPAALGGTAGSWGAALLGWEASGADLGPIVAAYGDAARRPA; encoded by the coding sequence GTGTCCGACACCGTCGACCCTGCTCGGGGACCCCGGCCCGCCGTCGTCGCCCTCGACGTGGGTGGCACGTTCGTCAAGTGGCTCGTCGCGGACGAGAGAGGCGTCCTGCGGCAGGGCAGCGTCGAGACGCGGGCCGCGGCGGGCCCCGCCTCCGCGTTCGCGGTCGTGCTCGACACCGTGGACACCGCGCTGTCGGCCGTGCCCGCGACACACCGGCCCGTGGGCGTCGGGGTTGCCGTGCCCGGCACGGTCGACGAGCGGCGGGGCGTGTGCGTGCACTCGGAGAACCTCGGCTGGCGTGACCTGCCCGTGGCGCAACGGCTTCGCGAGCACACCGGCCTCGCCGTCGGGTTCGGCCACGACGTGCGCTCGGGAGCCACGGCGGAAGCGCGACTCGGCGCCGGGCGCGAGGTGCCCGACCAGGTGTACGTGTCCGTGGGCACCGGGCTGGCGGCGGCGCTCCTCCTCGACGGCCGGATGGTGAGTTCCGGCGGCTACGCGGGCGAGATCGGACACGGCGGCGCCCTCGACGGCGCCCCGTGCGTGTGCGGTGGGCGCGGTTGCGCCGAGACCGTGGCCTCGGCAGCCGCGATCGCCCGCCGCTACACCGCCGCGTCCGGCGTCGCCGTCGACGGCGCTCGGGACGTCCTCGCCCGCGCGCGTGCGGGTGAGGACGTGGCCCGACGCGTGTGGGACGACGCCGTCGAGGTGCTGTCGTCGCTGGTGGCCGACCTCGTCCGCGTGACCGGGGTGCCGCACGTCGTCATCGGTGGCGGGCTCGTCCACGCGGGCGAGGACCTGCTCGGCCCGCTGCGCGACCAGGTTCGCGCCCGCCTCACCGTGCACCCGGACCCTCGCATCGTGCCCGCCGCGCTCGGCGGAACGGCCGGGTCGTGGGGCGCGGCGCTGCTCGGGTGGGAGGCCTCCGGCGCCGACCTCGGTCCGATCGTGGCCGCGTACGGGGACGCGGCGCGAAGACCGGCCTAG
- a CDS encoding SIS domain-containing protein, with protein MTTPLVSAEIASQPHAWRQAAALAASSPLPARGLRVAVVGCGTSWFIAQAYAARREALGHGLTDAFAASEFPAGRDYDLVVAISRSGTTTEVLELLTALRGRVRTLAVIGDPESPGRSAADDVVVLPFADERSVVQTRFATSTLSLLRAGLGEDVEALASAADEAVHWQVPESLLERSQFTFLGRGWSVGLAHEAALKAREAAIAWTESYPAMDYRHGPKAISDDSSAVVFLGERPEGLVAEVEATGALAVWFDEDPQLTLVRCQLFAVAHALGKGLDPDRPRNLTRSIVLSGE; from the coding sequence GTGACCACTCCCCTCGTCTCGGCGGAGATCGCCAGCCAGCCCCACGCCTGGCGCCAGGCCGCGGCGCTCGCCGCCTCGTCCCCGTTGCCCGCGCGCGGCCTTCGGGTGGCCGTCGTCGGCTGCGGCACGAGCTGGTTCATCGCCCAGGCGTACGCGGCGCGTCGCGAAGCACTCGGCCACGGGCTCACCGACGCGTTCGCGGCGAGCGAGTTCCCGGCCGGCCGGGACTACGACCTGGTGGTGGCCATCTCGCGGTCCGGGACCACCACGGAGGTCCTGGAGCTGTTGACCGCGCTGCGCGGCCGGGTGCGGACGCTCGCCGTGATCGGCGACCCCGAGTCGCCGGGCCGGTCGGCTGCCGACGACGTCGTCGTGCTGCCCTTCGCCGACGAGCGATCGGTGGTGCAGACCCGCTTCGCCACGTCGACCCTGAGCCTGCTGCGCGCCGGGCTGGGCGAGGACGTCGAGGCGCTGGCGAGCGCGGCGGACGAGGCCGTGCACTGGCAGGTTCCCGAGAGCCTGTTGGAGCGCTCGCAGTTCACCTTCCTCGGCCGCGGGTGGAGCGTCGGGCTCGCCCACGAGGCGGCGCTCAAGGCGCGCGAGGCCGCCATCGCCTGGACGGAGTCGTATCCGGCGATGGACTACCGCCACGGTCCGAAGGCCATCTCGGACGACTCCTCGGCGGTGGTGTTCCTCGGCGAGCGGCCGGAGGGACTCGTGGCCGAGGTCGAGGCCACGGGAGCACTCGCGGTGTGGTTCGACGAGGACCCGCAGCTGACCCTGGTGCGCTGCCAGCTCTTCGCCGTCGCGCACGCGCTCGGGAAGGGACTCGACCCCGACCGCCCTCGCAACCTGACCCGCTCGATCGTCCTGTCCGGAGAGTGA
- a CDS encoding DeoR/GlpR family DNA-binding transcription regulator, protein MNRHERLAGLLELVIERESVHVDELVRELGVSAATVRRDLDELAEQQLITRTRGGATSAPGSADLPLRYKAGRRAEEKTRIAQEAASLVEPTQVVGLNGGTTTTEVARELAVRPELRGPAPGDEVVVVTNAVNIANELAVRPHLRVVVTGGVARALSYELTGPLATPILEQISLDVLFLGVDAIDATRGAAAHHEGEAAVNGAFVARANRVVVVADSAKLGRTAFATICGIEAVDTLVTDTGADRALVKELRRSGVEVVRV, encoded by the coding sequence ATGAACCGCCACGAGAGGCTAGCGGGCCTGCTCGAACTCGTCATCGAGCGGGAGAGCGTCCACGTCGACGAGCTCGTGCGGGAGCTCGGGGTGTCGGCGGCCACGGTGAGAAGAGACCTCGACGAACTCGCCGAGCAGCAGCTCATCACGCGCACGCGGGGCGGCGCCACGTCGGCGCCCGGTTCCGCGGATCTTCCCCTGCGCTACAAGGCGGGCCGCCGCGCCGAGGAGAAGACGCGGATCGCGCAGGAGGCGGCGTCGCTGGTCGAGCCGACCCAGGTGGTGGGTCTCAACGGCGGAACCACGACCACCGAGGTGGCTCGCGAGCTCGCGGTGCGACCCGAGCTGCGCGGTCCCGCTCCGGGCGACGAGGTCGTCGTCGTGACGAACGCCGTGAACATCGCCAACGAGCTGGCCGTGCGCCCGCACCTGCGGGTGGTGGTCACGGGAGGCGTGGCCCGGGCGTTGAGTTACGAGCTCACCGGGCCGCTCGCGACGCCGATCCTCGAACAGATCTCGCTGGACGTGCTGTTCCTCGGTGTCGACGCGATCGACGCGACGCGGGGGGCGGCCGCGCATCACGAGGGGGAGGCGGCGGTGAACGGGGCGTTCGTCGCGCGGGCGAACCGCGTGGTGGTGGTCGCCGACTCGGCCAAGCTCGGCCGGACGGCGTTCGCCACGATCTGCGGCATCGAGGCAGTGGACACGCTGGTGACGGACACCGGGGCGGATCGGGCGCTGGTGAAGGAGCTGCGCCGCAGCGGCGTGGAGGTCGTGCGGGTGTGA
- a CDS encoding extracellular solute-binding protein, producing the protein MTRRIRATALVAATAMTLAACSGGDSAEDGTVELTMLAASYSDNTKKLWEEVIDGFEDANPGVTVKLEMQSWENINDVIRTRVQSNEAPDLLSIDAFAGYVEDELLYSAEELVSPETIDDFQDSFRENASVDGIQYGFPLIASARALFVNDDLLEQAGVEEPPTTWDELYDAAKAVTDNTDAYGYGLPLGSEEAQAEAGIWFLGAGGGYGTPGEITVDTPQNLEAARFMKKLHDDGLTQPDAGATQRTPMLDQFIQGKFGMAVGLPPIVGMIEEKNPDLDYSVVDIPTKDGEKVTLGVADHLMAFRNDEEKTEQIGAFLDYFYQAENYLNFVETEGFLPVTKSGAEQSTDEAMKPFLDLLPHAQFYPSTNPAWATAQSAMQSQIGLIATGTDPKQVLAGIQAEVDNA; encoded by the coding sequence GTGACCCGACGGATTCGTGCCACGGCCCTGGTAGCGGCGACCGCGATGACGCTCGCCGCGTGCTCGGGCGGAGATTCCGCCGAGGACGGCACCGTCGAGCTAACCATGCTCGCGGCGTCCTACTCGGACAACACCAAGAAGCTGTGGGAGGAGGTGATCGACGGTTTCGAGGACGCCAACCCGGGCGTGACGGTGAAGCTCGAAATGCAGTCGTGGGAGAACATCAACGACGTCATCCGGACCAGGGTGCAGTCCAACGAAGCGCCCGACCTCCTCAGCATCGACGCGTTCGCGGGCTACGTCGAGGACGAACTGCTGTACTCGGCCGAGGAGCTGGTGTCGCCGGAGACGATCGACGACTTCCAGGACTCGTTCCGGGAGAACGCCTCCGTCGACGGCATCCAGTACGGCTTCCCGCTGATCGCCTCCGCGCGGGCGCTGTTCGTCAACGACGACCTGTTGGAGCAGGCCGGGGTCGAGGAGCCGCCCACGACGTGGGACGAGCTGTACGACGCGGCCAAGGCCGTCACCGACAACACCGACGCCTACGGCTACGGCCTGCCGCTCGGCTCCGAGGAGGCACAGGCCGAGGCGGGGATCTGGTTCCTCGGCGCCGGTGGCGGCTACGGCACCCCCGGCGAGATCACCGTGGACACTCCGCAGAACCTCGAAGCGGCGCGGTTCATGAAGAAGCTCCACGACGACGGGCTGACCCAGCCGGACGCGGGCGCCACCCAGCGCACGCCGATGCTCGACCAGTTCATCCAGGGCAAGTTCGGCATGGCGGTCGGGCTGCCGCCGATCGTGGGCATGATCGAGGAGAAGAACCCGGACCTCGACTACTCCGTCGTCGACATCCCCACCAAGGACGGCGAGAAGGTGACCCTCGGCGTCGCCGACCACCTCATGGCCTTCCGCAACGACGAGGAGAAGACCGAGCAGATCGGCGCCTTCCTCGACTACTTCTACCAGGCCGAGAACTACCTGAACTTCGTCGAGACGGAGGGTTTCCTGCCCGTCACGAAGTCGGGCGCCGAGCAGTCGACCGACGAGGCCATGAAGCCGTTCCTCGACCTGCTGCCGCACGCGCAGTTCTACCCGTCGACCAACCCGGCGTGGGCGACCGCGCAGTCGGCGATGCAGTCGCAGATCGGGCTCATCGCCACGGGAACCGACCCGAAGCAGGTCCTGGCCGGAATCCAGGCCGAGGTCGACAACGCCTGA
- a CDS encoding 1-phosphofructokinase family hexose kinase, which produces MILTITPNPALDVTYHLPRAQWGEVNRVETVSETAGGKGVNVARVLHRLGEAVACTGFLGGDTGDRLRALLSDVDQRWVLIPSPTRRTTAVVDADTTTLFNEPGPAVSESAWERLCALTADAVGDGDVVTVSGSMPPGTGDEALASVVGAARRRGARIVVDTSGPHLLAAARAGATLLKPNHHELRAATGCDDLAAGAQRLLDEGAAGVVVSRAEAGMIALVADSGRPQRTWQARPVELVHGNPTGAGDAAVAALARALHRNERPLPDILAEQLADAVALSAAAVARPVAGEVDLDMYARTRASVVASPGLDQH; this is translated from the coding sequence ATGATCCTCACGATCACCCCCAATCCGGCCCTCGACGTCACGTACCACCTCCCGCGCGCGCAGTGGGGAGAGGTCAACCGCGTCGAGACGGTCTCCGAGACGGCGGGCGGCAAGGGGGTCAACGTCGCGCGGGTGCTGCACCGACTCGGCGAAGCGGTGGCGTGCACGGGCTTCCTCGGGGGCGACACCGGCGACCGGCTGCGCGCGCTGCTGTCCGACGTCGACCAGCGCTGGGTGCTGATCCCCTCGCCGACCCGGCGCACGACCGCGGTGGTCGACGCCGACACGACGACGTTGTTCAACGAACCCGGTCCCGCGGTGTCCGAGTCGGCGTGGGAACGCCTGTGCGCGCTGACCGCCGACGCCGTCGGGGACGGCGACGTGGTGACGGTGTCCGGTTCGATGCCGCCCGGCACCGGCGACGAGGCACTCGCCTCCGTGGTCGGCGCGGCGCGGCGACGTGGCGCACGGATCGTCGTCGACACCTCGGGACCACACCTGCTCGCCGCCGCCCGGGCCGGCGCCACGCTGCTCAAACCGAACCACCACGAACTCCGGGCGGCGACCGGATGCGACGACCTGGCGGCGGGCGCGCAACGGCTGCTCGACGAGGGAGCCGCCGGCGTGGTGGTCTCCCGCGCCGAAGCCGGAATGATCGCTCTGGTAGCGGATTCCGGCCGTCCACAGCGGACCTGGCAGGCTCGCCCGGTCGAGCTCGTGCACGGCAACCCGACCGGAGCGGGCGATGCGGCCGTCGCGGCGCTCGCCCGCGCTCTGCACCGCAACGAGCGGCCGCTTCCGGACATCCTCGCCGAGCAGCTCGCCGACGCCGTCGCCCTGTCCGCGGCCGCGGTGGCGAGGCCGGTCGCCGGAGAGGTCGACCTCGACATGTACGCGCGCACGCGAGCGAGCGTGGTGGCCTCCCCCGGCCTCGACCAGCACTGA
- a CDS encoding SulP family inorganic anion transporter, whose translation MSSPANSALRRGGVLPDWWNQPKVWRTEVLAGLVVALALIPEAISFSIIAGVDPAVGLFASFTMAVVISIVGGRRAMISAATGAIALVVAPLNHEHGFGYLVAAVILAGVIQVALGALGVARLMRYVPRSVMVGFVNSLAILIFLAQVPELYDVPWAVYPLLLGGLAIMVFFPRITTVVPAPLVSIVVLTVITVGAGIAVPTVGDKGELPSSLPVPGLPDVPFTVDTLSIIAPYAFAMALVGLMESLMTATLVDDITDTRSSKTRESVGQGVANIVTGFFGGMGGCAMIGQTMINVKVSGARTRLSTFLAGVFLMILCIVFGSLVSDIPMAALVAVMVMVSFATFDWHSIAPKTLKRMPAGEIAVMVITVVCVVATDNLAIGVVVGSLTAIVLFAKRVAHLADVTAVTDPDGTSVLYTVTGELFFASSNELVSRFDYAGDPDKVVIDLSSAHVWDASSVAALDAVEAKYRQRGKTVDIVGLNDPSARLHGRLSGELA comes from the coding sequence GTGTCCTCTCCCGCGAACTCCGCTCTCCGCCGTGGCGGCGTGCTTCCCGACTGGTGGAACCAGCCGAAGGTCTGGCGCACCGAGGTGCTGGCCGGTCTGGTCGTCGCACTGGCGCTCATCCCCGAGGCGATCTCGTTCTCGATCATCGCCGGGGTCGACCCCGCCGTCGGCCTGTTCGCCTCGTTCACCATGGCGGTCGTGATCTCGATCGTCGGCGGTCGCCGTGCGATGATCTCCGCCGCCACCGGGGCGATCGCGCTGGTGGTCGCTCCGCTGAACCACGAGCACGGCTTCGGCTACCTCGTCGCCGCCGTGATCCTGGCCGGGGTCATCCAAGTCGCGCTCGGCGCGCTCGGCGTGGCCAGGCTGATGCGCTACGTGCCGCGTTCGGTGATGGTCGGCTTCGTCAACTCACTGGCCATCCTGATCTTCCTGGCCCAGGTGCCCGAGCTGTACGACGTGCCGTGGGCCGTGTACCCACTCCTGCTCGGCGGACTGGCGATCATGGTGTTCTTCCCGAGGATCACCACCGTCGTTCCCGCCCCCCTGGTGTCCATCGTGGTACTCACCGTCATCACGGTCGGAGCGGGGATCGCCGTCCCCACGGTGGGCGACAAGGGCGAGCTGCCGTCCTCGCTGCCCGTGCCCGGACTGCCGGACGTCCCGTTCACAGTGGACACGCTGAGCATCATCGCCCCCTACGCCTTCGCGATGGCTCTGGTGGGGCTCATGGAGTCGTTGATGACAGCGACACTCGTCGACGACATCACCGACACCCGGTCATCGAAGACCCGCGAGTCGGTGGGCCAGGGTGTCGCCAACATCGTCACCGGCTTCTTCGGTGGCATGGGCGGCTGCGCCATGATCGGCCAGACCATGATCAACGTCAAGGTGTCCGGCGCCCGGACCCGGCTGTCCACGTTCCTCGCGGGCGTGTTCCTGATGATCCTGTGCATCGTCTTCGGCTCCTTGGTCTCCGACATCCCCATGGCCGCGCTGGTCGCCGTGATGGTGATGGTGTCCTTCGCGACCTTCGACTGGCACTCGATCGCTCCGAAGACCCTGAAGCGGATGCCCGCCGGTGAGATCGCCGTCATGGTCATCACCGTGGTCTGCGTCGTCGCCACCGACAACCTCGCCATCGGTGTCGTCGTCGGCTCCCTCACCGCGATCGTCCTGTTCGCCAAGCGGGTCGCCCACCTCGCCGACGTCACCGCCGTCACCGACCCCGACGGCACGAGCGTGCTCTACACCGTCACCGGCGAGTTGTTCTTCGCCTCGTCCAACGAGCTGGTCTCCCGCTTCGACTACGCAGGCGATCCGGACAAGGTCGTCATCGACCTCAGCTCCGCCCACGTCTGGGACGCCTCCTCCGTCGCCGCGCTGGACGCCGTCGAGGCCAAGTACCGGCAGCGCGGCAAGACGGTCGACATCGTCGGTCTCAACGACCCCAGCGCGCGACTCCACGGTCGACTCAGCGGCGAACTCGCCTGA
- a CDS encoding carbohydrate ABC transporter permease, which produces MPRTATDTARRRGGSGRDLLKALPWIGPSLLLIAGVVLYPAVLMIINSTREISQTGKDRGSAGLDNYEALFDLPALPGVLLRTVLWVSVVVVVTIVLSMALANLLNKAFPGRQFVRLAVIVPWAASVVMTTTVIYYGLEPGYGIVQQFLHDIGLLDSPDFGFTKSMPSAFLVAIGIAIFVSLPFTTYTLLAGLQSVSPELLEAARIDGASPRVTYFRIVLPHLRPALAVATIINIINVYNNFPILSVVTGALPGYDADTTTTLMFKVLQDMRDSGMASALAVLNLVIVIAVIAVYVRIVKPLKAVDE; this is translated from the coding sequence ATGCCACGCACTGCAACCGACACCGCGCGTCGCCGCGGCGGGTCCGGCCGTGACCTGCTGAAGGCGCTGCCGTGGATCGGCCCCAGCCTGCTGCTCATCGCCGGAGTCGTCCTGTACCCGGCCGTGTTGATGATCATCAACTCGACCCGGGAGATCTCGCAGACCGGCAAGGACCGCGGCAGCGCGGGTCTCGACAACTACGAGGCGCTGTTCGACCTGCCCGCACTGCCCGGGGTCCTCCTCCGCACGGTGCTGTGGGTGTCGGTCGTCGTCGTGGTCACCATCGTGTTGTCGATGGCGCTGGCGAACCTGCTGAACAAAGCCTTCCCGGGACGCCAGTTCGTGCGGCTGGCGGTGATCGTGCCGTGGGCGGCGTCGGTGGTCATGACGACCACGGTCATCTACTACGGCCTGGAACCCGGCTACGGCATCGTGCAGCAGTTCCTCCACGACATCGGTCTCCTCGACTCGCCCGACTTCGGCTTCACCAAGTCGATGCCGTCGGCGTTCCTCGTCGCGATCGGCATCGCGATCTTCGTGTCGCTGCCCTTCACGACGTACACGCTGCTGGCGGGCCTGCAGTCGGTGAGTCCGGAGCTGCTGGAGGCGGCCCGCATCGACGGCGCCTCGCCCCGCGTGACGTACTTCCGCATCGTGCTGCCGCACCTGCGGCCCGCCCTCGCCGTGGCCACGATCATCAACATCATCAACGTCTACAACAACTTCCCGATCCTCTCCGTCGTCACCGGAGCGCTTCCGGGCTACGACGCCGACACGACGACCACGCTGATGTTCAAGGTGCTGCAGGACATGCGCGACTCCGGGATGGCGTCGGCGCTCGCGGTGCTGAATCTGGTCATCGTGATCGCGGTGATCGCGGTGTACGTGCGGATCGTGAAACCACTGAAGGCGGTCGACGAATGA
- a CDS encoding class II fructose-bisphosphate aldolase — translation MPLVTPHTALRTAHGQRRGLAAFNVIQLEHAEAYATAAETAGRTIVLQISQNAVRYHGALAPLAKAVIAVAEASTAPLVLHLDHADDRALVREALELGFTSVMFDGSALPYDENVASTAEVVAEAHAAGVAVEAELGEVGGKDGVHARGVRTDPKEAVAFVRDTGVDSLAVAVGSSHAMTERTASLDLGRIAELREALDVPLVLHGSSGVPDETLTAAVRTGMTKINIATHLNHAFTDAVRAYLAQRPDVVDPRKYLGAGRTAMTDEVVRLLDVIDAV, via the coding sequence GTGCCCCTGGTGACCCCGCACACCGCGCTGCGCACGGCTCACGGGCAGCGCCGTGGCCTCGCGGCGTTCAACGTCATCCAGCTCGAACACGCCGAGGCGTACGCGACGGCGGCCGAGACGGCGGGGCGCACGATCGTGCTGCAGATCAGCCAGAACGCCGTGCGCTACCACGGTGCCCTCGCGCCGCTGGCGAAGGCGGTGATCGCCGTCGCGGAGGCGTCGACCGCTCCCCTGGTGCTGCATCTGGACCACGCCGACGACCGGGCACTCGTGCGTGAGGCGCTGGAGCTCGGCTTCACGTCGGTGATGTTCGACGGCTCCGCCCTGCCCTACGACGAGAACGTCGCGAGCACCGCCGAGGTCGTCGCCGAGGCCCATGCCGCCGGTGTGGCGGTGGAGGCGGAACTCGGCGAGGTGGGCGGCAAGGACGGCGTCCACGCGCGCGGCGTGCGCACCGACCCGAAGGAGGCCGTGGCCTTCGTCCGCGACACCGGCGTGGATTCGCTGGCCGTGGCCGTGGGCTCGTCGCACGCGATGACCGAGCGGACGGCATCGCTGGACCTGGGCCGCATCGCGGAACTTCGGGAGGCGCTGGACGTCCCGTTGGTCCTGCACGGGTCGTCGGGCGTGCCCGACGAGACGTTGACCGCCGCGGTGCGCACCGGCATGACGAAGATCAACATCGCCACGCACCTCAACCACGCGTTCACCGACGCGGTCCGGGCCTACCTGGCGCAGCGGCCCGACGTGGTGGACCCGCGCAAGTACCTCGGCGCGGGCCGCACCGCGATGACCGACGAGGTGGTGCGGCTGCTCGACGTCATCGACGCCGTGTGA
- a CDS encoding Gfo/Idh/MocA family protein — protein sequence MVEATPSRRTFLQGVGLAAGAAGATGILAAGGALPAAADQDTAAAPARGKGQRSMIGVPFERHDEVRIGLIGLGNRGMGMLSGWTAVPGAVVTAVCDTLPDRANRAADTVQSETGRRPTIFTGGDRAYEELCASDEVDLVYVATPWEWHFRQGMAAVKGGKHVGIELPIATELKELWQLVDASERARRHVFLMENCSYGRNELAILRMAHDGLFGELTNGHGGYLHDLRDLLFSGYYEPDDWRRAWHATIDASFYAMHGLAPIAACMDINRGDRFTHLTATSSAALGLADYRERFMPADHPSWTETYVKGDRTTSMLMTEKGRMVRAEHDVSSPRPYSRINSIAGTRGLFEDYPTRIYVEPDHSGHQWADAQPYLDRYDHWLWRKVGDDAANNGGHGGMDYILQWRIVQQMRAGLVPDIDVYDSAVWCSSVPLSGESIRKGGRPVAVPDFTRGRWSESRPGLDSEETDMPAVAK from the coding sequence ATGGTGGAGGCCACTCCGAGCCGACGGACGTTCTTGCAGGGCGTGGGACTGGCAGCGGGAGCTGCGGGAGCCACGGGCATCCTCGCCGCGGGCGGCGCACTCCCGGCCGCCGCGGACCAGGACACCGCGGCCGCACCGGCCCGAGGGAAGGGCCAGCGCTCCATGATCGGAGTGCCGTTCGAACGCCACGACGAGGTCCGCATCGGCCTGATCGGCCTGGGCAACCGCGGTATGGGCATGCTCAGCGGCTGGACCGCCGTGCCCGGCGCCGTCGTGACCGCCGTGTGCGACACGCTGCCCGACCGGGCCAACCGGGCCGCCGACACCGTGCAGTCGGAGACCGGGCGACGCCCGACCATCTTCACCGGTGGCGACCGGGCCTACGAGGAGCTGTGCGCGTCCGACGAGGTCGACCTCGTCTACGTCGCGACGCCGTGGGAGTGGCACTTCCGCCAGGGCATGGCCGCCGTCAAGGGCGGCAAGCACGTCGGGATCGAACTGCCGATCGCGACCGAACTGAAGGAGCTGTGGCAGCTCGTCGACGCCTCCGAGCGCGCCCGACGCCACGTCTTCCTCATGGAGAACTGCTCGTACGGGCGCAACGAACTGGCGATCCTGCGCATGGCCCACGACGGCCTGTTCGGCGAGCTCACCAACGGGCACGGCGGCTACCTGCACGACCTGCGCGACCTGCTCTTCAGCGGCTACTACGAGCCGGACGACTGGCGCCGCGCGTGGCACGCCACGATCGACGCGAGCTTCTACGCCATGCACGGCCTCGCCCCGATCGCGGCGTGCATGGACATCAACCGCGGCGACCGGTTCACCCACCTCACCGCGACGAGCTCCGCCGCGCTCGGACTCGCCGACTACCGCGAGCGGTTCATGCCCGCCGACCACCCGTCGTGGACGGAGACCTACGTCAAGGGCGACCGCACCACGAGCATGCTGATGACCGAGAAGGGCCGCATGGTCCGCGCGGAGCACGACGTCAGCTCCCCGCGCCCCTACAGCCGGATCAACAGCATCGCGGGCACGCGGGGCCTGTTCGAGGACTACCCCACCCGCATCTACGTCGAGCCCGACCACAGTGGACACCAGTGGGCGGACGCGCAGCCCTACCTCGACCGCTACGACCACTGGCTGTGGCGCAAGGTCGGTGACGACGCCGCGAACAACGGTGGCCACGGAGGCATGGACTACATCCTGCAGTGGCGGATCGTGCAGCAGATGCGGGCGGGACTGGTGCCGGACATCGACGTGTACGACTCCGCCGTGTGGTGCTCCTCGGTGCCTCTGTCCGGCGAGTCGATCCGCAAGGGCGGACGGCCCGTCGCGGTGCCCGACTTCACGCGCGGCCGCTGGTCGGAGTCGCGTCCCGGGCTCGACTCGGAGGAGACCGACATGCCCGCGGTCGCGAAGTAA